The Arachis hypogaea cultivar Tifrunner chromosome 19, arahy.Tifrunner.gnm2.J5K5, whole genome shotgun sequence genome has a window encoding:
- the LOC114925960 gene encoding uncharacterized protein: MTTNISECVNSILKGVRNLPVCSLVKATYGRLAELFVRKGREAQAQLGSGQEFSQYLDNSEYTVAETTPSGSFSLGSYRVSLGSQTCDYGYFQALHFPCLDALACCAYSRVTWQPYVHSVYRLSSVFSVYQMGFTPPIPEGFWPPYDGPTVIPDPNMRRAREGRPRSTRIRTNMDEADPNRPKRCGLCRQPGHTCRSCPQVQCDIDSYVWICVLLCITLIICTFFLEKDVLGFLTSKFSVLINPSRRSHYN, encoded by the exons ATGACTACCAATATCtctgagtgtgtgaactcaatTCTTAAGGGTGTTAGGAACCTCCCTGTGTGCTCGTTGGTGAAGGCCACATACGGCAGGTTGGCTGAACTATTTGTCCGCAAGGGGAGGGAGGCACAGGCACAGCTGGGTAGCGGACAAGAATTCAGTCAATACCTG GATAACTCGGAGTACACGGTGGCAGAGACGACTCCGTCTGGTTCGTTCTCACTGGGAAGCTACAGGGTCTCACTAGGTTCTCAAACATGTGATTATGGGTACTTCCAGGCACTTCATTTCCCATGTCTGGACGCATTGGCATGCTGTGCCTACTCACGTGTTACTTGGCAGCCATACGTCCACTCGGTGTATCGACTTAGTTCGGTTTTCAGTGTATATCAGATGGGATTCACTCCTCCCATCccggagggtttctggccacctTATGACGGCCCGACTGTTATACCGGACCCGAATATGAGGCGTGCGAGGGAGGGTCGTCCGAGGTCCACTCGGATACGGACTAATATGGATGAGGCAGATCCAAACCGGCCCAAGAGATGTGGCCTCTGTAGGCAACCCGGACACACTTGCCGGAGCTGTCCACAGGTCCAGTGTGATATTGATAGTTATGTTTGGATTTGTGTTCTACTTTGTATTACTTTGATCATCTGTACTTTTTTTCTAGAAAAAGATGTACTTGGTTTCCTAACTAGTAAGTTTTCTGTGTTGATAAATCCGTCTCGTAGAAGTCATTACAATTAG